The Mycolicibacterium insubricum DNA segment ACGCGGGCGGCCACGACAGTCTCGACCCGTTCTCCGCGATGGGCTTCGCCGCCGCGCGCACCTCGACCCTGCGGCTCATCCCGAACATTGTGGTACTGCCCTACTACAGCCCGTTCACGGTGGCCAAGGCCGGCGCGACGCTGGACCGGCTGTCCGGCGGACGTTTCGTCCTCTCGGTCGGGGTCGGCTACCTCAAACGCGAATTCGCCGCATTGGGAGTCGATTTCGATACCCGGGCGCAACGCTTCGACGAGGCGCTGGCCGTCATCCGGGCGATCTGGACCGGTGACGACGTGACGGTGACCGGCGAACATTTCAACGCCTCCGGCATCACCGCGCACCCGCGGCCGGTCAGTGCGCCGCACCCTCCGATCTGGATCGGCGGTAACACCGGAAGTGCCCGCCGCCGCGTCGCCGAGTACGGCGAGGGCTGGGCACCGTTCCCTGCGCCACCCGGACTGGCCAAGACGGCCGGGACCGCCGCACTCGATTCCCTGGACGCGCTGCGCGCCGGTATCGCGGACCTG contains these protein-coding regions:
- a CDS encoding LLM class F420-dependent oxidoreductase — encoded protein: MRFAVTYPIVAHPANPELLTGASVGAVAEALEAAGFGSLGFTDHPAPTQRWLDAGGHDSLDPFSAMGFAAARTSTLRLIPNIVVLPYYSPFTVAKAGATLDRLSGGRFVLSVGVGYLKREFAALGVDFDTRAQRFDEALAVIRAIWTGDDVTVTGEHFNASGITAHPRPVSAPHPPIWIGGNTGSARRRVAEYGEGWAPFPAPPGLAKTAGTAALDSLDALRAGIADLRRRFDIAGRDFTGTDVSFTNFAGGRPGEPDFDADAYLAGVDELAAAGVTWIQVSLPGDNLGRLLDTIGEFGERIITRAGG